The proteins below come from a single Pirellulales bacterium genomic window:
- the aroA gene encoding 3-phosphoshikimate 1-carboxyvinyltransferase has translation MEPSPQTIEVRPAGPLAATIRPPGSKSITNRALVCAALAEGESTLTGCLDSEDTRVMVAALDKLGIRITADATRQTLQVHGCGGRIPAASGDLYVANSGTTVRFLTALLTLGQGTFCLDGTPRMRERPIEDLLAALRQLGAEVASEAANGCPPVVLQAHGLPGGRTNIRGDISSQFLSGLLMAAPYATKPVEIVVDGTLVSQPYVHMTLGVMHSFGVTVDPGDLTRFVIPNARPYRGLDYAIEPDASAASYFWAAAAIAGGQVTVEGLTRASLQGDVAFVDVLGRMGCRVSDSPRGITVQAAGELRGIDIDMNPISDTVQTLGAVALFAEGPTTISGVAHIRHKETDRIAALATELRKFGATVDERPDGLRIDPAPPHAATIDTYDDHRMAMSMALVGLRVPGVIIRDPGCTAKTYPGFFRDLGRLR, from the coding sequence GTGGAACCTTCTCCGCAGACGATCGAAGTCCGCCCTGCCGGTCCGCTTGCCGCCACCATCCGTCCGCCCGGCTCGAAGAGCATCACCAATCGCGCGCTCGTTTGCGCCGCGCTCGCCGAGGGTGAATCGACGCTGACCGGCTGCCTCGACAGCGAAGACACCCGCGTGATGGTTGCGGCGCTCGACAAGCTGGGCATTCGGATCACGGCCGACGCCACGCGACAAACTCTGCAAGTTCATGGCTGCGGCGGTCGCATCCCCGCGGCGTCCGGCGACCTGTACGTGGCCAATAGCGGCACCACGGTTCGCTTTCTGACGGCACTACTGACGCTTGGCCAGGGCACGTTTTGCCTCGACGGCACGCCGCGGATGCGCGAGCGACCGATCGAGGACTTACTAGCAGCGCTCCGTCAACTGGGCGCGGAAGTTGCGAGCGAGGCCGCGAATGGCTGCCCGCCGGTCGTCCTGCAAGCACACGGCTTGCCGGGCGGTCGGACAAACATTCGCGGCGACATCTCCAGCCAGTTCTTGAGCGGCCTCTTGATGGCCGCGCCATACGCGACCAAGCCGGTCGAGATCGTCGTCGACGGCACGCTCGTGTCGCAGCCGTACGTCCACATGACGCTCGGCGTCATGCATTCGTTCGGCGTTACCGTTGATCCGGGCGACCTGACGCGATTCGTCATTCCCAATGCCAGGCCGTACCGCGGTTTGGATTATGCGATCGAGCCTGATGCTTCGGCCGCCAGCTACTTCTGGGCCGCCGCAGCGATCGCCGGCGGGCAGGTCACGGTCGAGGGGCTCACGCGCGCCAGCCTGCAAGGAGACGTGGCCTTCGTCGATGTCTTGGGGCGGATGGGCTGTCGGGTCAGCGACTCGCCGCGCGGAATCACGGTGCAAGCAGCCGGCGAGCTCCGCGGGATCGACATCGACATGAACCCGATCAGCGATACCGTGCAAACGCTCGGCGCGGTCGCGCTTTTTGCCGAGGGGCCAACGACGATCTCGGGCGTGGCCCATATCCGGCATAAGGAGACCGACCGCATCGCGGCGCTGGCCACCGAACTGCGCAAGTTCGGCGCGACGGTCGACGAGCGGCCCGATGGATTGCGTATCGACCCGGCGCCACCGCACGCAGCCACGATCGACACGTACGACGATCATCGCATGGCCATGAGCATGGCGCTCGTGGGTTTGCGCGTTCCCGGCGTCATCATTCGCGATCCGGGCTGCACGGCGAAGACGTATCCGGGATTCTTCCGCGATCTGGGCCGTTTGAGATAG
- a CDS encoding PQQ-binding-like beta-propeller repeat protein, whose translation MIRNTIQTVLPLVCVTLTAGADWLHFRGSDNRSVATTAAPVDLAKDEAGVERNVAWKTALPGRGVSSPILVGGKLIVTAASGFNQDRLHVVCIDAETGAKDWERQFWATGRTMCHPTSSVAANTPASDGKRIYAFFSSNDLACLDLAGNLLWYRGLTHDFPTAANDVGMSASPIVLGDTVVVQVENKGDSFAAGLDAETGASRWRIPRPAEMNWTSPAVWRGKTRAEDLVLLQSPTRFTAHDPRSGEQVWSYEVACSTIPSPVAEGDTIYVPSGGLTALRYQPEGKAAEVAWTTNALAPGNASPVVDRGRVYTINGAGVLLCGDATTGETKWKLRLKGQFWATPVIAGDYLYIFNQEGAAQVVKLGDTSGEIVARGDFGEPIFGSPIIDGGAIYVRTDGHLWKIAGH comes from the coding sequence ATGATTCGCAACACGATTCAAACAGTACTACCGCTGGTGTGCGTGACGTTGACCGCGGGGGCCGATTGGCTGCACTTTCGCGGCTCGGACAATCGATCGGTCGCCACGACCGCGGCGCCTGTGGATTTGGCCAAGGACGAAGCGGGCGTCGAGCGCAACGTCGCCTGGAAGACGGCACTACCGGGGCGCGGCGTTTCCAGCCCGATTCTGGTCGGCGGCAAGCTGATCGTCACCGCCGCCAGCGGCTTCAACCAGGATCGGCTGCACGTCGTGTGCATCGACGCCGAGACCGGCGCCAAGGATTGGGAGCGGCAGTTCTGGGCCACCGGCCGTACTATGTGTCATCCCACCAGTTCGGTCGCGGCCAATACGCCGGCCAGCGATGGCAAGCGCATTTACGCCTTCTTTTCCTCGAACGATCTGGCCTGCCTCGATCTGGCGGGCAATCTGCTCTGGTACCGCGGGCTGACGCACGATTTTCCCACGGCCGCCAACGACGTTGGCATGTCGGCGTCGCCCATCGTGCTCGGCGATACCGTCGTCGTGCAGGTCGAGAACAAGGGAGATTCCTTCGCCGCCGGACTGGATGCCGAAACCGGCGCATCGCGCTGGCGCATTCCGCGGCCGGCCGAAATGAATTGGACCTCCCCCGCCGTGTGGCGCGGAAAGACCCGGGCCGAGGACCTGGTGTTGCTGCAATCTCCCACGCGCTTCACCGCGCACGATCCCCGCAGCGGCGAACAGGTGTGGAGCTATGAGGTGGCGTGCTCGACGATCCCCTCACCCGTCGCTGAAGGCGATACGATCTACGTCCCCTCGGGCGGGCTCACGGCCCTGCGTTACCAGCCCGAAGGCAAGGCCGCCGAAGTCGCCTGGACCACCAATGCGCTCGCGCCTGGCAATGCCAGCCCGGTCGTCGATCGGGGCCGGGTTTACACGATCAACGGCGCGGGCGTTCTGCTCTGCGGCGACGCCACGACCGGCGAAACCAAGTGGAAGCTGCGCTTGAAAGGACAATTCTGGGCCACGCCCGTGATCGCCGGCGACTATCTGTATATTTTCAATCAGGAAGGTGCCGCCCAGGTCGTGAAGCTGGGAGATACGTCGGGCGAGATCGTTGCCCGCGGCGATTTTGGCGAACCGATTTTTGGCTCGCCGATCATTGACGGCGGCGCCATCTACGTGCGCACCGACGGCCATTTGTGGAAGATCGCAGGGCATTAA
- a CDS encoding fused MFS/spermidine synthase, producing the protein MIWYALTIFWSAFLLFLVQPILGKQILPWFGGTPAVWTTCLLFFQMLLLGGYLYAHAITAWIAPRAQALLHISLLGASLWFLPIVADPAYRAAVESSPTWQILALLTFTIGAPYFLISATGPLLQAWFAKTHVGSPYRLYALSNVGSLLALLSYPFVVEPRLKLGDQTHYWSWGYAAFAVFCALCGYQLLRSQRRHAASPSTEVAAPPRTVGASSSNGHHEFEHPTSWGLMALWLGLAAGASGMLMATTNQICQEVAVVPFLWILPLTLYLVSFIICFDSPRWYDRRFFVPLLIITIAATAIMLFIGVSAPLVAQIGTYSAALFACAMSCHGELVRARPPARDLTLFYLCVASGGALGGVFVALVAPAIFDGLWEFHVALVVCPALVLAAMVREENVLYVRNRPTVLAAVLLLAFCALITTLVIHVREYRKGVLVATRNFYGVVRVRDAYDPFTESPVRKLQHGTILHGMQLLEGDMRVWPTTYYARTAGVGLAIEQHPRRLATDPANRNLRIGVIGLGAGTVAALAQAGDTIRFYDINPDVIRIAQEYFYFLDETQAHWTVEQGDARLTLEKELAENGPQNFDVLVMDAFSSDAIPMHLITTECVEMYWKHLKPDGILVVNTSNRNVDLDPLVLAMAEASHKDARLCETNEDRNTGIYSSTWALVTSNEEFLGSLPVSQFTTLIPDAVQPVVWTDDYGSLWQVLRKYDNSEIDAWIDEQKEWLRSYLPWSRADEAEDSEPEADAE; encoded by the coding sequence ATGATCTGGTACGCCCTGACGATTTTTTGGAGCGCGTTCCTGCTGTTCCTGGTGCAGCCGATCCTGGGCAAGCAGATTCTTCCCTGGTTCGGCGGCACGCCGGCCGTGTGGACCACCTGCCTGCTGTTCTTTCAGATGTTGCTTTTGGGTGGGTATTTGTACGCCCATGCAATCACGGCGTGGATCGCGCCCCGGGCCCAAGCCCTGCTGCACATCTCGCTGTTGGGAGCATCGCTGTGGTTTCTGCCGATCGTGGCCGATCCCGCGTATCGCGCGGCGGTCGAATCATCGCCGACCTGGCAGATCCTGGCACTACTGACCTTTACGATCGGCGCGCCGTATTTCCTGATTTCGGCGACGGGGCCGCTGCTGCAGGCCTGGTTCGCCAAAACGCACGTCGGTTCGCCTTATCGACTGTATGCGCTCTCGAACGTCGGCTCGCTGTTGGCGTTGCTCAGCTATCCCTTCGTGGTCGAGCCGCGTCTGAAACTGGGCGACCAGACGCACTACTGGTCATGGGGCTACGCGGCGTTTGCCGTTTTTTGCGCCCTGTGCGGCTACCAGTTACTGCGCAGCCAACGTCGCCACGCTGCGAGCCCATCCACGGAAGTGGCCGCCCCACCGCGAACGGTGGGAGCGAGTAGCTCCAACGGCCATCACGAATTCGAGCATCCGACGAGTTGGGGTTTAATGGCGCTCTGGCTGGGGCTGGCCGCCGGGGCGTCCGGCATGCTGATGGCCACGACGAACCAGATTTGCCAGGAAGTGGCGGTTGTACCCTTCCTGTGGATCCTGCCGCTGACTTTGTATCTGGTGTCGTTCATCATTTGTTTCGATAGTCCACGCTGGTACGACCGGCGCTTCTTTGTGCCGCTACTGATCATCACGATCGCGGCGACGGCCATCATGCTGTTTATCGGCGTCTCGGCTCCGTTGGTCGCGCAGATCGGCACGTATAGCGCTGCGTTGTTTGCCTGCGCGATGTCGTGCCACGGCGAGTTAGTACGCGCCCGGCCGCCGGCGCGCGATTTGACGCTCTTCTATTTGTGCGTGGCCAGCGGCGGAGCGCTGGGCGGGGTCTTCGTGGCCCTGGTGGCCCCGGCCATTTTCGACGGTTTGTGGGAGTTCCATGTGGCGCTGGTGGTTTGCCCCGCCTTGGTGCTGGCGGCCATGGTTCGCGAAGAAAACGTGCTGTATGTGCGCAACCGACCGACGGTGCTGGCGGCGGTGCTGCTCTTGGCCTTCTGTGCCTTGATCACGACCTTGGTCATTCACGTGCGCGAGTATCGCAAGGGCGTGCTCGTCGCAACGCGTAATTTCTATGGCGTAGTCCGGGTGCGCGACGCGTACGATCCATTCACCGAGTCCCCCGTTCGAAAGCTGCAGCACGGCACCATCTTGCACGGCATGCAATTGCTCGAAGGGGACATGCGGGTCTGGCCGACGACGTATTACGCACGGACCGCCGGCGTCGGGCTGGCCATCGAGCAACATCCACGTCGATTGGCAACCGACCCGGCGAATCGGAACTTGCGCATCGGCGTGATCGGATTGGGCGCCGGCACCGTCGCGGCACTGGCGCAGGCAGGCGACACGATTCGTTTCTACGACATCAACCCCGACGTCATTCGCATTGCCCAGGAGTACTTCTACTTCCTCGACGAAACGCAGGCCCATTGGACCGTCGAGCAGGGCGATGCCCGGCTGACACTGGAAAAGGAACTGGCCGAGAACGGGCCGCAGAACTTCGACGTGCTCGTGATGGACGCCTTCAGCAGCGACGCCATCCCCATGCACCTGATCACAACCGAGTGCGTGGAAATGTACTGGAAGCATCTTAAACCGGACGGAATCCTGGTCGTGAACACGTCGAATCGCAACGTCGACTTGGATCCGCTCGTCCTGGCCATGGCCGAAGCGTCGCATAAGGACGCCCGGCTTTGCGAGACGAACGAAGACCGGAATACGGGAATCTATTCGTCCACTTGGGCGCTAGTGACGAGCAATGAAGAGTTCCTCGGCAGCCTGCCCGTGTCGCAGTTCACGACGCTCATTCCGGATGCTGTGCAACCGGTCGTGTGGACCGACGATTACGGCAGCCTGTGGCAAGTACTGCGCAAATATGACAACTCCGAGATCGATGCCTGGATCGACGAACAAAAAGAATGGCTCAGGAGCTATTTGCCCTGGTCACGGGCTGACGAGGCCGAAGACAGCGAACCCGAGGCGGACGCCGAATGA